The genomic DNA TCTCTGATGAAATCGAAGATTGGATTATTGCAGAATTTAGCAAAGCAGGATTAGATACTGCGAAAAGTATTCTTGAACAAGATGTTGAAGATTTAGTAAAAAGAACAGACCTAGAAGAGGAAACAATTCTAGATGTTATTAGAATTCTTAAAGAAGAATTCGAAGATTAATATATATTTGAAGTAAATTAAAAGAGTAAGGCAACATTTATGGCTGAAACTATTAGATTAAATAAAGTACTACGTGAGCTTAATATCTCTCTAGATCGTGCTGTAGAATTCTTGGATTCTAAAGGTGTCGAAATAGAGAAGCGCCCGACTACAAAAATTTCTGAAGCAACCTATAAGATTCTTTCAGATGAGTTTGAGACGGATGCTAGTAAGAAAATGAAATCACAAGCAGTAAGTGAAGCCAAGCTCAAAGAAAAAGAAGACTTGCGTCTTCAGCGTGAAAAAGAGATAGAAGAAAAGCAAAAAGCCGAAGAAGCTAAAGCTGCTGCAATAGCTAAAGAAAAAGAATTAGCTAGAGAAAAGGAGCTAGAAAAAGCAAAAGAAAAAGAAAAAGAAGCAGTTGTTAAAGCAACTAAAACTTTAGCTGGGCCAAAGCAAGTAGGTAAAATTGATTTAGAAGATAAAAGAAAGTCTTCAAAGCCAAAGCCAGTAAAAAAGGAAGAGGTGAAAAAATCACAACCAACGACTTCTAAAAAAGAAGAGCCTAAAAAAGAAGATAAAAAACCACTGCAAACAAAAAAGCCAGAAGCTAAACCGGTTAAAAAAGAAGCTGATAAACCAGCAGAAAAAGCTAAACCAGAAGCTAATGAGCCAGGGACTGTAGAAACCCAATATCAAAAACTATCAGGGCCAAAAATTGCAGGAGAAAAAATTGATTTATCTCAATTTAATAAACCTAAAAAGAAAAAAGAAGACCCTAAAAAGTCAGACGATAACAATAAAAGAAAACGTCGTCGTATCTCTAAACCAGGAGATAATAAATCTAATTCTGGAGGAAACAATAGAGGAGGAAACGATAGACACCGTGGTAAAAAAGGTGGCGGACGTAGAAATATTGTAAAAGAAGAGCCTAGTGAAGAAGATGTAAAAAAACAAGTAAGAGAAACGCTTGAAAAATTACAAGGTAAATCTAACAAAGGAAAAGGCGCTAAATATAGAAGAGATAAAAGAGATCAACACAGAGAACAAACTGAAATTGATCAACAAATTGAAGCAGCAGAAAGTAAAATACTTAAAGTGACAGAGTTTGTTACAGCAAGTGAAGTTGCAACCATGATGGATGTTAGTGTAACGCAAATTATCTCAGCATGTATGTCTTTAGGTATGATGGTTACAATGAACCAGCGTTTAGATGCCGAAACACTTTCTATAGTTGCTGAAGAGTTTGGTTATAAAGTAGAGTTTGTTACTGCAGATATTGAAGAGTCAATAACAGAAGTTGAAGATAATCCAGAAGATTTAATTGAACGTGCTCCTATTGTTACAGTAATGGGTCACGTAGATCACGGTAAAACATCTTTACTAGATTATATACGTAAAGAAAATGTAATTGCAGGAGAATCTGGAGGTATAACACAGCATATTGGTGCTTATGGAGTACAATTAGATAACGGACAAAAAATTGCATTTTTAGATACACCAGGTCACGAAGCCTTTACAGCCATGCGTGCACGTGGTGCTCAAGTAACAGATATAGCAATTATTGTTGCAGCAGCAGATGATGATATCATGCCGCAAACAAAAGAAGCAATTTCTCACGCACAAGCTGCAGGAGTACCAATTGTTTTTGCTATAAATAAAATAGATAAGCCAGATGCTAACCCAGAAAAAATAAAAGAAGGATTAGCAAACATGAACTTATTAGTTGAAGATTGGGGTGGTAAAATACAATCGCACGATATATCAGCAAAAATGGGAACTGGTGTAAAAGATTTATTAGAGAAAGTATTGCTTGAAGCAGAATTATTAGAACTTAAAGCAAACCCTAATAAACCAGCTGTTGGTACAGTAGTAGAAGCATTCTTAGATAAAGGTCGTGGATATGTCTCTACAATATTAGTACAAGCAGGAACATTAAAAATAGGAGATTACGTACTCGCAGGAAAAAATAGTGGTAAAATTAAAGCCATGCATGATGAACGTGGAAACGATGTAGCCGAAGCAGGACCATCAACACCAGTTTCAATATTAGGTTTAGATGGCGCGCCACAAGCAGGAGATAAATTTAATGTCTTTGCAGATGAGCGTGAAGCCAAGCAAATTGCAACTAAAAGAGCACAATTACAACGTGAGCAATCTGTTAGAACACAACGTCATATTACATTAGATGAAATTGGTCGTCGTATTGCATTAGGAGATTTCCAAGAGCTTAATATTATATTAAAAGGTGATGTTGATGGTTCGGTAGAAGCGTTAACAGACTCTTTCCAAAAATTATCTACTGAAGAAATTCATGTAAATATTATTCATAAAGGCGTTGGAGCAATTACAGAAAGTGATGTATTGTTAGCAACAGCATCAGATGCTATTATTATAGGATTTAATGTACGTCCAGTTGGAAACGCGAGACAAGTTGCAGATACCGAAGAAATCGATATCAGAACATACTCTATAATCTACGATGCTATTAACGATCTTAAAGACGCTATGGAAGGTATGTTATCTCCAGAAGTTAAAGAAGAAGTTACTGGGACAGCAGAGATTAGAGAAATGTTTAAAGTCTCTAAGGTTGGTACAATTGCTGGTTGTATGGTAATGAATGGTAAAATTTACCGTAACTCTAAAATACGCTTAATACGTGATGGTGTGGTAGTTTATACTGGAGAATTAGCATCATTAAAACGTTTTAAAGATGATGTTAAAGAAGTTGGTAAAGGTTACGATTGTGGTATGCAAATTAAAAACTATAACGACATTAAGGAAGGTGATGTTATAGAAGCATTCCATGAAGTAGAAGTAAAAAAGAAGTTAAAATAAAGTGATTAAAATATAGTTTTAAAAACTTATTAATATAAAAAAGCCGTTTTCAAATCAATTGAAAACGGCTTTTTAATTTTAATTTTTTGTTCTAAATTAATCCTTCTTTTTAGGTTTAAATATAAAAGAACCAGTAGGGAATTTCTTTTTAATTTTCATTAAAGCACGATCTGCTTCTAAGCGTGTTCTAAAATTTCCAACCCATACTTTATAATTAGGTGTTTCATAAACCAAACTTGATGGCCAAGAGTTAAAAGAGCTGTCAAAACTGTTTTCCATGCTTTCAGCACGTTCTCGACTGCCAGAAAATATTTGAATTTTATAACGGTTTGTATCGTTATCTTCTGTGTTTATTTCCTTTTTTAATTTTAATAAATTAGAAATTTCTTCATCTTGAGAAATGTCTAAAGAGCCATTTTGCGCGTTGCTAACAGAATAAATGCCAGCAGTTAAAAGTAAAAACAAGCTAATTTTTTTAGTCGAAATAATCTTCATTTTTTTAGTTCTATTTATTACAAATGTAAAAGTTATAAACGAAATCAAATACTTTTTCTTATTTAGAATTTCTCTAAATTAGGAATTAAGACTTCTTTAAGATTTCTAAAATGGACTTTAAGTATTACTTTTGCCTAAGTTTTTTATAACTGTATTTTTAAAGTATAGATGAAAAAATCATACCAAAGTTTAGAAGTAAATTCAATCAACAATATGAAACAGGTGATTCACCGCAAATTAGGCGTTAATATTCTTCAGTTAAGCTTAATTTTTATACTAGCGTTTTCTACTTCCCTTTCAGCTCAAGATGGCGATGCTGCTGCTGGAAAGGCGTTATTTAATGCAAATTGTGCTTCATGCCACAAATTAGATAAGAAAATGACAGGTCCTGCATTAAGAAATGTAGAGGCTCGATTAGAAGAAGAGCAAGGTTTAGATAGAGCATGGCTTTATGCTTGGATAAAAAACAGTGCAGGAATGATTAAGTCTGGTGATGCTTATGCTAACAAGATTTATAAAGAGTACAACGGTACTGCAATGACTGCTTTTCCTCAATTATCAGATTCAGATATTGACAATATATTAGCTTACACAGCTGAAGAAAAAGCGGCTCCGGCGGTTACACCTGGTGTAGTTGGAGGTGTTGACTCAAACCCTTCAAACGATGGTGCTTCAAATACTTTAATTTTAGGTGCTTTAGCATTATTGTTCGCTTTATTAGCAATAGCGTTAGTTTTAGTTAATAAAACGTTACGCCGTTTTGCAAATGAAAAAGGTGTGGAGTTGGAAACTAAGTCTTCAAGAAAACCACTTTGGAAAGCTTTTGTTGAAAATCAATTTTTGGTTTTAGTTACAGCGATTTTCTTTTTGTTAGCTGCAGGTTATTTTGTGTATGGTTACTTTATGCAGGTTGGTGTAAATCAAGGTTACGAGCCAGTACAAGAAATACACTATTCGCATAGAATTCACGCAGGTGATAATGGTATCGATTGTAAATACTGTCACTCATCGGCTAGAGTTAGTAAAACTTCAGGGATTCCGTCTTTAAATGTTTGTATGAACTGTCATAAGTCTATTTATGAAGTCGCTGAATCTACAGCTACAGAAGAGTATAGCAAAGCGTTTTATGATGGCGAAATCAAAAAATTATATGCGGCAGTTGGTTGGGATGATGCAAATCAAAAATATACAGGTGAAACCAAACCGGTAAAATGGACGAGAATTCACAATTTGCCAGATTTCGCATATTTTAATCACTCACAACACGTTTCTGTAGCAGGCGTTGAATGTCAAACATGTCACGGTCCAGTTGAAGAAATGGAAATTATGTACCAATATGCTCCATTAACAATGGGTTGGTGTATTAATTGTCACAGAGAAACAAACGTAAAAGTTAAAGATAACGAGTACTATACTAAAATTCACGAGCAATTATCTAAAAAATACGGTGTTGAAGAATTAACAGCAGCGCAAATGGGTGGTTTAGAATGTGGAAAATGTCATTATTAAAAGCATAGTATTTTAATAATTCCTATAACACTGGGACTCTCGATTAAGAGAGAATAGATGTTACACATAGCGAAGCAATGTGTTTAAACGAAATAAGAAATAAATTAAGAAGTAATTCAATTATATAATATGTCATCAAACAAGAAATACTGGAAAAGTGTTGAGGAGCTAAAAGATAGCTCTATTGTTGAGACGCTAAAACAAAACGAATTTGTAAATGAAATTCCTACTGATGAGTTTCTTGGAGACAAGGAAACATTAGAGTCTTCATCTACAACGCGTCGTGATTTCTTAAAATATGTTGGTTTTAGTACAGCTGCAGCTTCTTTAGCTGCTTGTGAAGGACCAGTAATTAAATCAATCCCTTATGTAGTACAGCCAGACTCTATAATCCCTGGTGTTGCTAATTATTATGCAACTACAATTGCAGATGGTTTTGATTTTGCAAGTGTTTTAGTTAAAACTCGAGAAGGTCGTCCAATTAAAATTGAAAACAATAATCTTGGAGCTACAGATGGTGGCGCAAATGCAAGAGTTAATGCATCAGTTTTAGGATTGTATGATAGTTTAAGAGTAAAGAACCCTATGAAAGGCGATGCAGCTATTTCTTGGTCTACTTTTACTTCTGAAACAACTCAAAAATTAAACGCTTTAAGAGATAGTGGAAAACAAATAGTATTATTAACACAAACTTTTGCAAGTCCATCAACGTCTAAGTTGATTTCTGAATTTAAAGAAAAATATGGAAATGTAAATCATGTGATTTATGATGCAGTTTCAGAATCTGCTGCTTTAGATGCGTTTCAAGCAAAATATAATGAAAGAGGCTTAGCTGATTATGATTTTTCTTTAGCATCAACAATTGTTGGTTTTGGAGCAGATTTCCTAGGAGATTGGCAAGGTGGAGGTTTTGATACAGGATACTCTCAAGGACGTGTTCCTAAAAAAGGAAAAATGTCTCGTCATATTCAGTTCGAATCTAACATGTCTCTTGCAGGAGCAAACGCAGATAAGCGTATTCCTTTAACACCAAATCAACAAAAACTTGCTTTAGCTAAATTACATAGCTTAATAGTTTCAGGTAGTACTTTTTCAGGAAGTTTACCTGCTCATATTGAAAAAGCAGTTGTAAATGCAGCAAATGAATTAAGAGTTGCAGAGAGTGCTGGTGTTGTTATTACTGGATTACAGGATATAAACGCACAAACAGTAGTTTTAGAGATTAACGAAGCTCTTAGTAGTAAGGCTTTTAATCCTAAAAAACCAATTAAAACAAGACAAGGAAATGATAAAGAAGTAATGACTTTAGTTGCCAATATGAAAGCAGGTAAAGTAGGAGCTATTATCATGAGTGGTGTAAACCCATTATATACATTACCAAACGCTTCAGATTTTGCTAAAGGATTGAAAAATACAGAGCTATCTGTTGCCTTTTCAATGAAAGCAGATGAGACAGCTTTAGTGTCACAATATATCGCTGCTGCACCTCACTATTTAGAAAGTTGGGGAGATGTAGAATTAAAGAAAGGTCATTTTGGTTTAATACAACCAACTATTCGTCCTTTATTTGATACTAAACAATTTCAAGAGGCATTATTATTATGGAATGGAAATACTGAAAAGTATAGCGATTACGTAAAAAATGTATGGAATACTTCTATTTTAGGTGGAGCTTCATTTAATCAAGCATTACACGATGGGTCTTTTATTTCTAAAACATCTGGAGATGTAGTAGAAGAAACTTCTGAAGTTTCTGAAGACAATATGGAGATACCAGCTGGAAATGCAGCTAGAGCTTTAGCAGCTAGCGCAACATCTAAAGGCATGGAGTTGACATTGTATACCAAAACAGGTATGGGTGATGGTCAACAAGCAAATAATCCATGGTTACAAGAGTTTCCAGATCCTATTACTAGAACATCTTGGGATAACTATTTAACAATTTCTGCAAAAGATGCTCAAAGACTAGAAATAGTTAATGAAAATGATGCAACAGGAGCATTAAATGGAAGTTATGCCGAAGTTACTGTTAATGGAACCAAGTTAACAGTGCCAGTAATTATTCAACCAGGTCAAGCTGCAGGTTCTGTAGGTTTAGCATTTGGTTATGGTAGAACGGCCGGTTTAAAAGAAGAAATGCAAACTGGTAAAAATGCTTACGCATTATATCAGAACTTTAAAAACATTCAGGAAGTTACAGTTAAAAAAGCAGCAGGTATGCATGAATTTGCATGTGTGCAGTTGCAAAACACTTTAATGGGTCGTGGAGACATTATTAAAGAAACTACTTTAGAGATTTTTAATACTAAGGACAAAAGCGCTTGGAATGCTGTTCCAATGGTATCTTTAAATCATGAAGAAACTCCAGTAACTTCACCAGATGTAGATTTATGGGATGAGTTTGATCGTTCAGTAGGACATCACTTTAACCTTTCTATAGACTTAAATGCTTGTACAGGTTGTGGAGCATGTGTAATAGCATGTCACGCAGAAAACAACGTACCGGTAGTTGGTAAAGAAGAAATTCGTCGTAGCCGTGATATGCACTGGTTACGTATTGATAGATACTATTCTTCAGAAGAAACTTTCGAGCAAGACGATGCTAAAAAAGAAGGATTTTCAGGATTATTTGGAGATAATGGTTCTTTAGGAGGATTTGGTGAACTTGAAGCAGCATCAGATAATCCACAAGTAGCATTCCAACCAGTAATGTGTCAGCATTGTAATCATGCACCTTGTGAAACTGTATGTCCTGTAGCGGCTACATCACATGGCCGTCAAGGTCAAAACCACATGGCATATAACCGTTGTGTAGGTACTAGATATTGTGCAAATAACTGTCCTTATAAAGTACGTAGATTCAACTGGTTCTTATACAATGGTAATGATGAGTTTGATTACTTTATGAATGATGACCTTGGAAGAATGGTTATTAACCCAGATGTAACAGTACGTTCTCGTGGTGTCATGGAAAAATGTTCTATGTGTATACAATTGACACAGAAAACTATACTTGATGCTAAACGTGAAGGACGTGAGATTAGAGATGGTGAATTCAAAACAGCTTGTTCTGCAGCTTGTACTAGTGGAGCAATGGTATTTGGAGATATTAACGATAAAAATAGTAAAGTTGCAAAACTTTTAAAAGACGATCGTATGTATCACTTATTAGAAAGTGTTGGTACTAAACCTAATGTTCAGTATCATACTAAAGTGAGAAACACGAAAGCATAAAAAGAATTAATTAACGAACAATTATAAAAGGATTATGGCGTCTCATTACGAAGCACCTATTAGAAGACCTTTAGTTACAGGCGAAAAATCGTATCACGATGTAACTGTCGATATCGCAGCTCCTGTTGAAGGGAAAGCAAATAAACAATGGTGGATTGTTTTTTCAATCGCATTAGTAGCTTTTCTTTGGGGAATTGGTTGTATTATTTATACAGTATCAACAGGTATTGGAACTTGGGGATTAAACAAGACCGTTGGATGGGCTTGGGATATTACTAACTTTGTTTGGTGGGTTGGTATTGGTCACGCAGGAACATTAATTTCTGCAGTACTTTTACTTTTCCGTCAAAAATGGAGAATGGCAATTAACCGTTCTGCAGAGGCAATGACAATTTTCTCAGTAGTTCAAGCTGGATTATTCCCAATTATTCACATGGGTCGTCCATGGTTAGCATATTGGGTTCTACCTATACCAAACCAATTTGGTTCATTATGGGTAAACTTTAACTCTCCGCTACTTTGGGATGTATTTGCAATTTCAACATATTTATCTGTATCATTAGTATTCTGGTGGACAGGTTTATTGCCAGATTTTGCAATGCTTAGAGATAGAGCAATTAAACCATTTCAAAAGAAAATTTATTCATTATTAAGTTTTGGTTGGACAGGTCGTGCTAAAGATTGGCAACGTTTTGAAGAAGTATCATTAGTATTAGCAGGTTTAGCAACACCATTAGTACTTTCTGTACATACCATTGTATCTTTTGACTTCGCAACATCTGTAATACCAGGATGGCATACTACAATTTTCCCACCTTACTTCGTAGCAGGTGCTATTTTCTCTGGTTTTGCCATGGTAAATACACTCTTAATTATAATGAGAAAGGTATGTAATCTTGAAGATTACATTACAGTTCAGCATATAGAATTAATGAATATTGTAATCATGATTACCGGTTCTATAGTTGGTGTAGCATATATTACTGAGTTATTTGTAGCTTGGTACTCTGGTGTAGAATTCGAGCAATATGCATTCTTAAATAGAGCAACAGGACCTTATTGGTGGGCATATTGGGCAATGATGTCTTGTAACGTGTTTTCACCTCAATTTATGTGGTTCAAAAAATTACGAACAAGTATTATGTTCTCTTTTATAATTTCTATTGTTGTAAATATAGGAATGTGGTTTGAACGTTTTGTAATTATTGTAACATCATTACATAGAGATTATTTACCATCATCATGGACAATGTTCTCTCCAACGTTTGTAGATATTGGTATATTTATAGGAACAATAGGATTTTTCTTTGTATTATTCTTATTATATTCTAGAACATTCCCTGTAATTGCACAAGCCGAAGTAAAAACAATCTTAAAATCTTCTGGACAACGTTATAAAAACATTAGAGAAAGAGGAGATAGTTTAATGGGAACAGGTTCAGACGAAAGAACTTCTGTATATGCATTAAAAGAAGATACAACACTTACTCCAACATTCGCGAAAGATGATACTAAAGTAAATAATTTACTTGAAGGTATTGGAACATTTGATCCAGCAACTCAAACGGCAGATGACTTAAAAGTAATTAATGGTATTGGTCCAAAAATGGAAGAAACATTAAATAGTATCGGTATTTTTACTTTTGCACAAGTAAGTAAAATGACAAATAGAGAATATACATTGTTAGATGAAATTACAGGTTCTTTTCCAGGTAGAGCAGAACGTGATGATTGGTCTGGACAAGCTAAAAAATTAATAAACTAAAAGTAGCATATGGAAACTTCAAAAGTAATTCACGCTATTTATAACGATGATGATGTTTTAATGGCAGCTGTAAAATCAGTAAAAGCAAAAAAACATCACATTGAAGAAATATATACGCCTTTTCCTGTTCACGGGCTAGACAAGGCTATGGGATTAGCGCCAACAAGAATAGCAATCGCATCATTTTTATACGGTTGTGTAGGTATAACAGTTGCCACTGTAATGATGAATTTTATCATGATTGAAGACTGGCCACAAAACATTGGTGGAAAACCAAGTTTTAGTTACTTAGAAAATATGCCTGCATTCGTTCCTATTATGTTCGAATTAACAGTATTCTTTGCAGCTCACTTAATGGTAATTACGTTTTACTTACGTAGTAGAATGTGGCCATTTAAAAAAGCCGAAAATCCAGATCCAAGAACAACAGATGATCATTTCTTAATGGAAATACCGGTTCACGGAAACGAAAAAGAATTGCACGATTTATTATCACAAACTGGTGCAGTGGAAATTAATATAATAGATAACGCGCATTAATTTTATACAATGAAGAGCATTATTAAAATATCAATATTAGCATTAGTAGTAGTGTCTATTGTAGCTTGTAAAAAAGATTCAAGACCTAATTACGAATACATGCCTAATATGTACGAGTCATTAGCTTACGAAACATATCAAGAATCTGATGCTTTTGCAAATGGTGTTGAAGCACAATTGCCAGCAGAAGGAACCATATCAAGAGGTTATACACCTTTTGATATAGAGAATACAACAGAAGGTTATAACCTAGCCAAAGATTCATTACAAATGAAACTTGATTCTACAAAAGTAGATTACGAAAAAGGAGGACCTTTATATGCAGTATACTGTGCAATTTGCCATGGTAATAAAGGTAACGGTCAAGGTAAACTTGTAAAAAGAGAAAAAATTCTTGGAGTACCTAGTTATGATGATGCTGGTAGAGCAATAACTGCAGGATCAGTTTATCATACAATATACTACGGTAAAAATACAATGGGTTCTTATGCAAACCAACTTAACGAAGAAGAGCGTTGGCAAGTTGTTGCGTATGTATTGAAATTGAAAGCAGAATTAGAAAAATAAGATTTAGTTAAAGATTATATAATGGAATACAAAATTTCAAATAGACTAAGATTAACTGCAATCATACTAATGGTCGTTGGAGCATTAGGTGTAGGTTATAGTTTTCTATCATCTCACGTAACATTTGAGGAAGTTGAAACAATGTTAGCAAACGAATCTCATCACGGAGATGGACATGGTGAAACTACTACAGATCATACTGTAAAAGAAACTCATGATATTGCAGAAGGAACTCACGATACTCATAAAACTGAAGCACATTCAGATAGTCATGATAGCGTAGATGAACACACAAAACATGTAAATCACGTAATGCATGCAATGCACAATAGACCATGGTCTGCATTTTATATTGCTGCATTTTTCTTTATGATGATATCATTAGGTGTATTAGCTTTTTATGCAATACAATATGCTGCACAAGCAGGTTGGTCTCCTTTATTATTAAGAGTAATGGAAGGTATTACAGCTTATCTACTTCCAGGAGCACTAATTGTATTATTAATAGCTGTTGCTTCTGGTACAATTGGACATTATAATATTTTCGTCTGGATGGATCCAGATGTTGTAGCTCATGATAAATTAATTCAAGGAAAAACAGGTTGGTTAAATACTTGGGGATTTGCAATTAGAGGTTTAGTATTTATTGCTGGATGGTCTCTATATAGATACTTTTCTAGAAAATTCTCTATCGCACAAGACAAAGCAAACGATAACAAGAACTTTAAAAAGACTTTTCGTATTTCAGCTGCATTTTTAGTATTCTTTATTTATACTGAATCAATGATGTCTTGGGATTGGATTATGAGTGTAGACCCACACTGGTTCTCTACATTATTCGGATGGTATGTATTTGCAGGTATGATGGTTTGCGGTGTTACTACTATAGCTTTAATAACACTTTACTTAAAAGGAAAAGGATTATTGCCAAAAGTTAATGATAGCCATTTACATGATTTAGCAAAATTCATGTTTGGATTTAGTATCTTCTGGACATATTTATGGTTCTCTCAATTTATGTTAATTTGGTATTCAAATATTCCAGAAGAAGTTACATATTTTGTAACCAGAATCGAAGATTATAAATTACCTTTCTTTGGAATGATTGCTATGAATTTCTTATTCCCATTATTACTATTAATGAACAGTGATTATAAGCGTATACCATGGTTTGTTGTAATGACAGGTGTAATGATATTAGCAGGTCATTATATAGATGTATTTAACATGATTATGCCAGCTACAGTTGGTGACCAATGGTATATTGGTATTCCAGAAATTTGTTCAATGTTATTCTTTGCAGGATTATTTATTTTTATTGTCTTTACAGCACTTACCAAAGCGCCATTAGAGCCAACAAGAAATCCTTTTGTAAAAGAAAGCGAACATTTCCATTATTAATAACACATTCAATAAAGAAGAACGACAACAATGACGGCTTTATTATCAATTTTAGTTTTAGTATTCATACTAGTTGCAATCTGGCAAATGGTTAAAATATTTGATTTAACTCAAACAGTTTCAGCTGGTGGAAATAATCAAATAGCAAACGATAAAGACAATAGAATTAATGGTTACTTAATGTTAGGTTTTTTAATCTTCATTTATGTAATTACTATTATGTGTTTTGCTATGTATGGAGATTTACCATTAATGTCCAACTCTGCTTCAGCTCATGGACCAGATATAGATAGCTTAATGATTATCTCTATGATAGTTATCTTTTTTGTACAAACTATAACACAGTTTTTACTTCACTACTTTGCATTTAAATACAAAGGAGAGAAAGGAAAAAAAGCTCTTTTTTATGCAGATAACAATAAATTAGAAGCAATTTGGACTATAATTCCTGTTATTGTATTAGCAGGATTAATTATAAAAGGTTTATTTACTTGGACTACAATAATGAATGTAAGTACAGAAAATGATCCTCTAGTAATAGAACTTTATGCTCAACAATTTAATTGGAAAGCACGTTATGCTGGTGAAGATAATGCTTTAGGTAAAGCTAATGTTAGATTAATTGATATTGACCGAGCTAATATATTAGGTGTAGATGAATCTGATCCTTACGCTCAAGATGATATTATTACAACTGAACTTCACTTGCCAGTTGGACGCCCAGTATTATTTAAAATGCGTTCTCAAGATGTTTTACACTCTGCGTATATGCCACATTTTAGAGCACAAATGAACTGTGTTCCTGGTATGATAACTCAATTTGGTTTCACACCTACTGTAACAACTGCAGATATGCGTGAAACACCAGAAATGATTGATAAAGTTTCAAACATTAATAAAATAAGAATTGAAAAAAGTAAAGCTTTAGTTGCCAAAGGAGAAGAAGGTTTAGAGCGTTACGAATTTGATTACCTATTATTATGTAACAAGATTTGTGGTACATCACACTACAACATGCAAATGAAAATAATAGTAGAAACTCAAGAAGAATATGATGCCTGGTTAAAAACCCAAAAAGTATTCAAAGATTCTCTAGTTGAAAATAATTAATTAAAAGGTTATAAAAGATATTTAGATTATGTCAGCACACGCAGATACTCACGACGCTCACGACGATCACCACCATAAAGAAACGTTTATTACTAAATATATATTTAGTCAGGATCATAAAATGATTGCCAAACAGTACCTTATTACAGGTACTATAATGGGAGTTATTGGTGTAATGATGTCTTTAATGATGCGTATGCAAATTGCATGGCCAGAAGAGCCAAATGTAATTTTTAAAGCATTATTAGGTA from Lacinutrix sp. 5H-3-7-4 includes the following:
- a CDS encoding cytochrome c oxidase subunit II: MTALLSILVLVFILVAIWQMVKIFDLTQTVSAGGNNQIANDKDNRINGYLMLGFLIFIYVITIMCFAMYGDLPLMSNSASAHGPDIDSLMIISMIVIFFVQTITQFLLHYFAFKYKGEKGKKALFYADNNKLEAIWTIIPVIVLAGLIIKGLFTWTTIMNVSTENDPLVIELYAQQFNWKARYAGEDNALGKANVRLIDIDRANILGVDESDPYAQDDIITTELHLPVGRPVLFKMRSQDVLHSAYMPHFRAQMNCVPGMITQFGFTPTVTTADMRETPEMIDKVSNINKIRIEKSKALVAKGEEGLERYEFDYLLLCNKICGTSHYNMQMKIIVETQEEYDAWLKTQKVFKDSLVENN